A genomic segment from Psychrobacter arcticus 273-4 encodes:
- a CDS encoding AAA family ATPase, with the protein MTDKKIKFTGTQSYIATDDLQLAVNAAMMLQKPLLIKGEPGTGKTLLAEEVAESLGMPLITWHIKSTTKAEQGLYEYDAVSRLRDSQMGDDKVYEIGNYIKPGKLWDAFTSKERSVLLIDEIDKADIEFPNDLLHELDKMSFYVYETGETITAEQRPVVIITSNNEKELPDAFLRRCFFHYIDFPEEETMRQIIEVHFPNIQENLVNDALDIFYKLRNIQGLKKPPSTSELVDWLTLLLADDMAQAELEENLRGEKSIPPLYGALLKNEADVSLLQRFANIMRR; encoded by the coding sequence ATGACCGATAAAAAAATCAAATTTACGGGCACGCAAAGCTATATTGCTACCGACGATTTACAATTGGCAGTCAATGCAGCGATGATGCTACAAAAGCCGCTGCTTATCAAAGGCGAGCCGGGTACGGGCAAGACCTTGCTGGCGGAGGAAGTTGCCGAGAGTTTAGGTATGCCGCTGATTACGTGGCATATTAAGTCGACCACTAAGGCGGAGCAGGGTTTATACGAGTATGATGCGGTATCGCGTCTGCGTGATTCGCAAATGGGTGACGACAAGGTTTATGAGATTGGCAACTATATCAAGCCGGGTAAATTGTGGGATGCCTTTACCAGTAAAGAGCGTAGTGTGCTATTGATTGACGAGATCGATAAAGCGGATATCGAGTTTCCAAATGACTTGTTGCATGAGCTTGATAAGATGTCTTTTTATGTTTATGAGACGGGTGAAACCATTACTGCTGAGCAGCGCCCTGTGGTAATTATTACCTCAAACAATGAAAAAGAGCTGCCGGATGCGTTTTTGCGTCGTTGCTTCTTTCATTATATTGATTTCCCTGAAGAAGAAACCATGCGCCAAATTATTGAGGTGCATTTCCCTAATATTCAAGAAAATCTGGTCAATGATGCGCTTGATATCTTTTATAAACTGCGTAATATTCAAGGGCTTAAAAAGCCACCATCAACCTCAGAATTGGTCGATTGGTTGACGCTATTGTTGGCGGATGACATGGCACAAGCAGAGTTAGAAGAAAACTTGCGCGGTGAGAAGTCTATTCCGCCGTTATATGGTGCGCTGCTTAAAAATGAAGCTGATGTGAGTCTGCTTCAGCGCTTTGCCAATATAATGCGTCGTTAA
- a CDS encoding vWA domain-containing protein produces the protein MFIKLFYTLRTYGVPVSTRELLDLNAALDQGLMMQPHPEDSERSTFASREDMYRLIRLCMVKDERHFDKFDRAMADYFEGVDSLDMDELLSKLTDIPKEWLDLKLDPKNLTDEQRRLLKKYGSLEELMKALEERLKEQKERHQGGNKWVGTGGTSPFGAYGDHPEGVRVGGESRKRSAAKVWEQRKYRNLDDDNQLGTRQIQMALRNLRQFARTGSADELDIHETIKRTAKKGMLDIHMQAERRNRVKVLMLFDVGGSMDVHIEALEKLFSAAKNEFKTLEFFYFHNCLYDYVWKDNNRRHSAPMPTFELLNKYGREYRVIFVGDASMSPYELMTVGGSVEYMNNEAGIVWLKRVLAHFDKVAWLNPENPTYWQYTQTIVEIKKLFDNKMYPMTLHGVEDMTNYMAR, from the coding sequence ATGTTTATCAAACTATTCTATACCTTACGTACTTACGGTGTGCCTGTTAGCACACGTGAGCTGCTTGACCTCAATGCTGCGCTAGACCAAGGTCTGATGATGCAGCCTCATCCTGAAGATTCAGAACGGTCTACTTTTGCTAGTCGTGAGGATATGTATCGGCTGATTCGACTTTGTATGGTCAAAGATGAGCGCCATTTTGATAAGTTTGATCGGGCAATGGCTGATTACTTTGAAGGCGTTGATAGTCTTGATATGGATGAGCTATTGTCTAAGCTAACGGACATTCCTAAAGAGTGGCTCGATCTTAAGCTTGACCCAAAAAACCTGACCGATGAGCAGCGCCGCTTACTGAAAAAATACGGCTCACTTGAAGAGTTGATGAAAGCACTTGAAGAGCGTCTTAAAGAGCAAAAAGAGCGTCATCAAGGTGGCAATAAATGGGTAGGCACCGGTGGCACTTCACCGTTTGGTGCCTATGGTGATCACCCAGAAGGCGTGCGCGTCGGCGGTGAATCGCGTAAACGCAGCGCTGCCAAAGTCTGGGAGCAGCGAAAGTATCGAAATCTTGATGATGATAATCAGTTAGGAACGCGCCAGATTCAGATGGCACTACGCAATCTACGCCAATTTGCACGTACAGGCAGCGCTGATGAGCTTGATATTCATGAGACTATTAAGCGCACCGCCAAAAAAGGCATGCTTGATATCCATATGCAAGCGGAGCGTCGCAACCGTGTCAAAGTACTGATGCTGTTTGATGTAGGCGGTAGTATGGATGTCCATATCGAGGCACTAGAAAAGCTGTTTTCTGCGGCGAAAAATGAATTTAAAACCCTAGAGTTTTTTTACTTTCATAACTGTCTGTATGATTATGTTTGGAAGGATAATAACCGTCGTCATAGCGCACCGATGCCAACCTTCGAGCTGCTCAATAAATACGGGCGAGAGTATCGTGTTATCTTTGTGGGTGATGCGTCGATGTCGCCTTATGAGCTGATGACGGTTGGTGGTAGCGTTGAGTATATGAATAATGAAGCAGGTATTGTCTGGTTAAAAAGAGTGCTAGCGCATTTTGATAAAGTCGCTTGGCTCAACCCTGAGAATCCAACGTATTGGCAATATACTCAAACCATCGTTGAGATTAAAAAACTGTTTGATAATAAGATGTATCCGATGACGTTACATGGCGTGGAAGATATGACCAATTATATGGCGAGGTAG
- a CDS encoding IclR family transcriptional regulator produces the protein MRKNLSVAVPLLDRLNSALTQGKEDNDRQFVTALGRGLVILAAFEHEEALSHQKLCQMTTLPKATITRLIHTLMTLGFLRTTEHGQYQLGSSAVRLSATAWSRHDMVSSAEPLLRQFASSNEVSVNLATEVEGEMRYHACCRSPARLSVNLQVGSAVPVARTAIGRAFYAASSQARQAVILSNLQELLSTEDYNLAQSALSEATEHYRLHGYTISDGEFSTDILAVAVGVYDVATGQYTYSLNASVPSANWKSDDYAAMIVPKLQALAEKIGSGV, from the coding sequence ATGAGAAAAAACTTGTCGGTAGCTGTACCATTATTGGATCGATTAAATAGTGCCCTTACTCAAGGTAAAGAAGATAACGATAGGCAATTTGTCACCGCCCTTGGGCGTGGCTTAGTGATATTGGCAGCTTTTGAGCATGAGGAGGCGCTTAGCCATCAGAAATTATGCCAGATGACAACACTGCCAAAAGCGACGATTACTCGCCTGATTCATACCTTGATGACGCTTGGATTTTTGCGTACCACTGAACATGGACAGTATCAATTGGGCAGTAGTGCGGTGCGATTAAGTGCAACGGCTTGGAGTCGTCACGATATGGTTTCTTCAGCTGAACCATTACTGCGGCAGTTTGCAAGTAGTAATGAGGTGTCGGTGAATTTGGCAACCGAAGTCGAAGGGGAAATGCGCTATCACGCCTGCTGTCGTAGCCCTGCTCGCCTATCGGTCAATTTGCAAGTTGGCTCTGCAGTACCCGTCGCACGCACTGCTATTGGACGTGCCTTTTATGCAGCTAGCTCGCAAGCAAGACAGGCTGTTATTCTTAGCAATTTACAAGAGCTTCTATCTACAGAGGATTATAACCTCGCGCAGTCTGCTCTGTCTGAAGCAACAGAACATTATAGATTACATGGTTATACCATATCGGATGGGGAGTTTTCTACGGACATATTGGCTGTAGCCGTTGGTGTCTATGATGTTGCCACTGGGCAGTATACCTATTCGCTCAATGCCAGTGTCCCAAGTGCCAACTGGAAAAGCGACGACTATGCAGCGATGATAGTACCTAAATTGCAAGCGTTGGCTGAAAAAATCGGCAGTGGTGTTTAG
- a CDS encoding acyl-CoA dehydrogenase: MATSSSPRFDWEDPFLLRDQLTDEERMVTDSARQFFQKELMPGIIQANRNEHFDRNIMRQMGEMGLLGVTIDGYGCAGMSSVAYGLIAKEVEAVDSGYRSAMSVQSSLVMHPIHAYGTEEQKEKYLPKLATGEYVGCFGLTEPDSGSDPSSMLTRARAVAGGYELTGNKMWITNSPISDVFVVWAKDDAGDIRGFILDKGMKGLSAPKIEGKFSLRASVTGEIVMDKVFVPEANAFPDIRGLKGPFGCLNKARYGIAWGSMGAAEFCWKASRQYTLDRKQFGRPLAATQLVQLKLANMQTEITLGLQAALRVGRLMDEDNAAPEMISLIKRNNCGKALEIARIARDMHGGNGISDEFHIIRHVMNLEAVNTYEGTHDIHALILGRAQTGIQAFY; this comes from the coding sequence ATGGCAACTTCTAGCAGCCCACGTTTTGATTGGGAAGATCCATTTTTATTACGTGACCAGCTTACAGATGAAGAGCGCATGGTAACGGACAGTGCGCGTCAGTTTTTTCAAAAAGAGCTAATGCCTGGCATCATTCAGGCCAACCGCAATGAGCACTTCGATCGCAATATTATGCGTCAGATGGGCGAGATGGGTCTTCTTGGTGTGACGATAGACGGTTATGGTTGTGCTGGCATGTCGAGCGTGGCTTATGGCTTGATTGCTAAAGAAGTTGAAGCGGTGGATTCAGGTTATCGTTCGGCGATGAGCGTGCAGTCAAGCTTGGTGATGCATCCGATACATGCCTATGGTACAGAAGAGCAAAAAGAAAAATATCTGCCGAAGCTGGCGACTGGCGAATATGTCGGCTGTTTTGGTTTGACAGAGCCAGATTCGGGTTCAGATCCCTCATCAATGTTAACGCGTGCACGCGCAGTGGCAGGTGGTTATGAGCTGACTGGTAATAAAATGTGGATTACCAATAGTCCGATTTCTGATGTGTTTGTCGTTTGGGCAAAAGATGATGCCGGCGATATTCGTGGCTTTATCTTAGATAAAGGTATGAAAGGACTGTCCGCACCGAAAATCGAAGGCAAGTTCTCATTGCGTGCGTCTGTCACGGGTGAGATTGTCATGGACAAAGTGTTTGTCCCTGAAGCCAATGCTTTCCCAGATATTCGTGGTCTAAAAGGTCCATTTGGTTGCTTAAACAAAGCCCGTTACGGTATCGCTTGGGGTTCAATGGGCGCCGCTGAATTCTGCTGGAAAGCATCACGTCAGTACACCCTTGACCGTAAACAATTTGGCCGTCCGCTAGCGGCAACGCAGTTGGTACAGCTAAAGCTTGCCAATATGCAAACGGAAATCACACTAGGTCTGCAAGCTGCATTGCGTGTTGGTCGTTTGATGGATGAGGATAACGCCGCTCCTGAAATGATCTCACTAATTAAGCGTAATAACTGTGGTAAAGCACTAGAGATTGCACGTATTGCACGTGATATGCATGGCGGTAATGGTATCTCTGATGAGTTCCATATCATTCGTCATGTTATGAATTTAGAAGCGGTCAATACTTATGAGGGCACACATGATATTCATGCCCTTATTCTAGGTCGCGCGCAGACTGGTATTCAGGCATTTTATTAA
- a CDS encoding CaiB/BaiF CoA transferase family protein, protein MTVTTTTQRPEQANVIDNATANIVTDAVAKGALHGIKVLDLSRVLAGPSCTQVLADLGADVIKVERPHIGDETRHWAPPKFSDDTSAYYATINRNKKSLTVDITTPAGQTIIKQLAETSDIVVENFKVGGLKKYGLDYESLKQSNPRLIYASLTGFGQTGPDAALPGYDYIIQGLSGLMSITGPTDGEPHKVGVAVVDLFAGLQLTIGIQAALIARQHTGLGQHVDVALLDSALAMLANVGMNHLASGEVPPRLGNGHPNIVPYQVFAGAGEEHFILACGNDGQFARLCQMLSVAWYTDSRFATNPARVAHRELICEWLIKAFAEHPRAYWLTRLHEAGIPCGPIHNIAEALAMPQVLAREMIVSFAEQGSPVKALGSPIKLSGSPVTYRTPPPRLSEHTDSTLTDLGYDSEMIAKLKADGIV, encoded by the coding sequence ATGACTGTCACCACAACGACACAAAGGCCTGAGCAAGCAAATGTTATTGACAATGCTACTGCAAATATCGTGACTGATGCTGTCGCAAAAGGCGCATTACACGGGATTAAGGTGCTGGATTTGTCTCGGGTATTGGCCGGTCCTTCTTGCACTCAGGTACTCGCCGACCTTGGTGCCGACGTTATCAAAGTTGAGCGTCCACATATCGGTGATGAGACGCGTCATTGGGCGCCGCCAAAATTCAGCGATGACACATCCGCTTATTACGCCACCATTAATCGCAATAAAAAATCCCTCACCGTAGATATCACGACGCCTGCTGGACAAACCATCATTAAGCAGCTCGCTGAAACAAGCGATATTGTGGTAGAAAACTTTAAAGTTGGCGGTCTGAAAAAATACGGTTTGGACTATGAGAGTTTAAAGCAAAGCAATCCACGTCTGATTTATGCCTCGTTAACTGGCTTTGGGCAAACAGGTCCCGATGCTGCGCTTCCGGGCTATGACTATATCATTCAAGGCTTATCTGGGCTGATGAGCATCACCGGACCTACTGATGGCGAACCACATAAAGTTGGCGTGGCAGTGGTAGATTTATTTGCAGGCTTGCAGCTGACCATAGGTATTCAAGCGGCGTTAATAGCGCGTCAGCATACCGGACTTGGTCAACATGTCGATGTCGCGCTACTAGACAGTGCGCTGGCAATGCTCGCCAATGTCGGTATGAATCACTTGGCATCTGGCGAGGTGCCACCAAGACTGGGCAATGGTCACCCTAATATTGTTCCCTATCAAGTGTTTGCCGGTGCAGGGGAGGAGCATTTCATTTTAGCCTGCGGTAATGACGGGCAATTTGCTAGGTTATGCCAGATGCTATCAGTAGCGTGGTATACCGACAGTCGTTTTGCGACCAATCCAGCACGGGTAGCCCATCGTGAGCTAATTTGTGAGTGGCTCATAAAAGCATTTGCCGAGCATCCACGTGCATATTGGCTTACGCGCTTGCATGAGGCGGGTATTCCTTGTGGTCCTATTCATAATATTGCAGAAGCCTTGGCTATGCCGCAAGTGCTGGCGCGCGAGATGATTGTTAGTTTTGCCGAACAAGGCAGTCCGGTTAAAGCACTTGGCAGCCCCATTAAACTCTCAGGCTCGCCTGTTACGTATCGCACACCACCGCCACGCTTGAGCGAGCATACTGATAGCACGCTTACTGATTTAGGCTATGACAGTGAGATGATCGCCAAGCTGAAAGCTGATGGAATTGTTTGA
- a CDS encoding IclR family transcriptional regulator has translation MSNSAVPALDKTFQILDLITASQQPLTAAHISKELKLPRSSTHNILHSLLSKHVIYKDSEGRFHLGSYLLYWAGKYEQQQGVVQLFKDLIMQYPILLQHTVTLSKMDLGEVVFLACHEAPAPLGFTFRAGVRVPAVFSATGKAMLSTLSMHSIKSLYEGIFPEPMTPNGVSNFETLADEIAAIEQSRISLDDGQLREGMYCLGTYIRNASGNAVAGMAVSFLQAEYEPKRAEVSAVLIELAEQIEQRLGFID, from the coding sequence ATGAGTAACAGCGCCGTTCCTGCTCTAGACAAAACCTTTCAAATTCTGGACTTAATCACGGCAAGCCAGCAGCCCTTGACGGCAGCTCATATTTCAAAAGAATTAAAGCTGCCACGTAGCTCAACGCATAATATTTTGCATAGCCTGCTTAGCAAACATGTTATCTATAAGGATAGCGAAGGACGCTTTCATTTAGGCTCTTACTTGCTGTATTGGGCGGGTAAATACGAGCAGCAGCAAGGGGTGGTACAATTATTTAAAGACCTCATCATGCAATATCCTATACTGTTACAACACACCGTCACCTTATCCAAAATGGATTTGGGCGAAGTGGTTTTTTTGGCTTGTCATGAAGCACCAGCCCCACTTGGCTTTACTTTCCGTGCCGGCGTACGTGTGCCTGCCGTGTTTTCTGCAACCGGCAAAGCCATGCTTTCAACCTTGTCCATGCATAGCATCAAATCGCTGTATGAAGGCATCTTTCCAGAGCCAATGACGCCAAACGGAGTCAGCAACTTTGAGACTTTAGCGGATGAAATTGCTGCTATAGAACAGAGCCGCATCTCACTGGATGATGGGCAATTGCGCGAGGGTATGTACTGCTTAGGGACTTATATTCGCAATGCGTCGGGTAATGCTGTTGCTGGTATGGCGGTCAGCTTTTTACAAGCAGAGTATGAGCCCAAGCGTGCTGAGGTCAGTGCCGTACTGATTGAATTGGCGGAGCAAATTGAACAGCGTTTAGGGTTTATTGATTAG
- a CDS encoding NAD-dependent succinate-semialdehyde dehydrogenase, protein MLKTTLNLSNPDLIKQQCLIKDGWYAANDEATIEVSNPFNGDVIGTVPSLTTADVNDAVTYSHEAQITWAAKTPQERAQLLQKWADLIDANKEDLAIIMTAEQGKPLAESRGEIGYANSFIRWFAEEGKRVYGDVIPATNSQLRYVVLKQPVGVCAAITPWNFPAAMITRKAAPALAAGCTIIIKPATETPFSALALGALAEQAGIPAGVIQVVTGKSSTIGDILTGDARIHKLSFTGSTEVGRTLMAQCAPTIKKLSLELGGNAPFIVFDDADLEKAADGLIASKYRNAGQTCVCANRVYVQDSIKDEFLGIFIKKVAELKVGNGMEEGVNVGPLINEKALQKVQALLKDALDKGATLIAGGSTNNASALAYNPTVITDISADMDIASEEIFGPIAPVFTFSSEEEVIRAANDTIYGLAAYFYSSDYARAWRVTEGLEYGMVGHNTGMLSTEVAPFGGVKQSGFGREGSKYGIEEYVVTKYWCSDVS, encoded by the coding sequence ATGCTAAAGACTACCCTAAATCTCTCTAACCCAGATTTGATCAAACAGCAGTGTCTTATCAAAGACGGTTGGTATGCTGCCAATGATGAAGCCACTATTGAAGTAAGCAATCCATTTAACGGCGATGTTATCGGTACGGTGCCAAGCTTGACGACCGCTGATGTCAATGACGCCGTTACTTACTCTCATGAAGCGCAAATCACTTGGGCCGCCAAAACCCCACAAGAACGCGCACAGCTGCTGCAAAAATGGGCAGATCTTATCGATGCCAACAAAGAAGATTTGGCTATTATTATGACCGCTGAGCAGGGCAAGCCTTTGGCTGAATCACGTGGCGAGATTGGTTATGCCAATAGTTTTATTCGCTGGTTTGCAGAAGAAGGCAAGCGTGTCTATGGTGATGTCATTCCAGCAACCAACTCACAATTACGCTATGTGGTATTAAAACAGCCAGTTGGTGTTTGTGCTGCTATCACGCCTTGGAACTTTCCAGCGGCGATGATCACTCGTAAAGCAGCTCCTGCACTGGCAGCAGGCTGTACCATCATTATCAAACCTGCGACCGAAACGCCATTTTCTGCCTTAGCACTCGGTGCATTGGCTGAGCAAGCGGGTATTCCTGCAGGCGTTATCCAAGTCGTGACCGGTAAATCATCAACTATCGGCGATATCCTAACGGGCGATGCGCGCATTCATAAACTCTCGTTTACAGGCTCTACCGAAGTCGGTCGTACCTTGATGGCGCAGTGTGCCCCAACGATTAAAAAGCTATCATTAGAGCTTGGCGGCAATGCACCGTTTATCGTTTTTGATGATGCCGATTTGGAAAAGGCGGCGGATGGTCTTATCGCTTCCAAATATCGTAACGCGGGTCAAACCTGTGTATGTGCCAACCGTGTCTATGTTCAAGACAGCATTAAAGATGAATTCTTAGGTATTTTCATCAAAAAAGTCGCTGAGTTGAAAGTCGGTAATGGCATGGAAGAAGGGGTCAATGTTGGTCCATTGATTAATGAAAAAGCCCTACAAAAAGTACAAGCGCTATTAAAAGACGCGCTAGATAAAGGCGCTACCCTGATTGCTGGCGGTAGTACGAATAATGCTTCAGCCCTTGCTTACAATCCGACCGTCATCACCGATATCAGCGCTGATATGGACATTGCCAGCGAGGAGATATTTGGTCCTATCGCCCCAGTCTTTACCTTCTCATCGGAAGAAGAAGTCATTCGCGCCGCCAACGACACTATCTACGGTCTAGCGGCTTATTTTTATAGCAGCGACTATGCGCGTGCTTGGCGTGTGACCGAAGGTCTTGAGTATGGCATGGTCGGACACAATACTGGCATGCTCTCAACAGAAGTAGCACCATTTGGCGGGGTCAAACAATCTGGCTTTGGTCGTGAAGGCTCAAAATACGGCATCGAAGAATATGTTGTGACCAAATACTGGTGTTCTGATGTTAGCTAA
- the gabT gene encoding 4-aminobutyrate--2-oxoglutarate transaminase, with protein MTTNQSLLARRKAILPTGLGVAFPIFAEKAKNSEVWDVEGNRYIDFVGGISVLNTGHSHPKITQRVHEQLDKFTHTAAQMINYECYVDLAEKLCEKAPISGDTKAFFLTTGAEAVENCIKIARAKTGRPGVISFVGGWHGRTLMCMSLTGKVLPYKKNFGPMPGPVFHALFPAEELNVTEEQALHSLEMIFQADIDPSEVAAIIIEPVQGEGGFHQVTPSFAKSLRDICDEYGIVLIFDEVQCGFARTGTLFACEQLGVEPDLMTSAKSLAGGYPISAVIGRADIMDAPQIGGLGGTYSGNPLACVAALAVMEVIEEENLLERSIEIGDKIESFLKDLNLSSIGHIRHKGAMLAFELIDNEGKPDVEATTNLKAKSFEQGLLLASCGMYGNAIRVMVPLTVEDEVLQEGLDIIKGILTA; from the coding sequence ATGACTACCAATCAATCATTACTTGCGCGCCGTAAAGCCATCCTACCAACAGGTCTGGGTGTGGCTTTTCCTATTTTTGCAGAAAAAGCAAAAAATTCAGAAGTGTGGGATGTTGAAGGCAATCGCTATATCGATTTTGTCGGTGGTATCTCAGTACTAAACACCGGTCACAGCCATCCAAAAATCACCCAGCGTGTCCATGAGCAGCTAGACAAATTTACCCATACTGCGGCGCAAATGATTAACTATGAATGCTATGTGGATCTTGCTGAAAAACTTTGTGAAAAAGCGCCTATCAGTGGCGACACAAAAGCGTTCTTTTTGACCACAGGTGCAGAAGCGGTTGAAAACTGTATCAAAATTGCTCGTGCAAAAACTGGTCGCCCGGGCGTCATCTCTTTCGTTGGTGGTTGGCATGGTCGCACACTTATGTGCATGAGCTTAACAGGTAAAGTATTGCCATATAAAAAGAACTTTGGTCCTATGCCGGGTCCTGTGTTCCATGCGCTGTTCCCGGCTGAAGAGTTAAATGTTACTGAAGAACAAGCATTGCACAGCCTTGAAATGATCTTCCAAGCGGATATCGATCCTAGTGAAGTGGCGGCAATAATTATTGAGCCAGTACAAGGCGAAGGTGGTTTCCATCAAGTCACGCCATCGTTTGCTAAGTCTCTACGCGATATCTGTGATGAGTATGGCATTGTGCTGATTTTTGATGAGGTACAGTGTGGTTTTGCTCGTACTGGTACGTTGTTTGCCTGTGAGCAATTGGGCGTTGAGCCTGATCTGATGACCAGTGCCAAGAGTTTGGCAGGTGGTTATCCTATCTCTGCAGTTATCGGTCGCGCCGATATCATGGATGCGCCGCAAATAGGCGGTTTGGGTGGTACTTATTCTGGTAACCCACTGGCTTGTGTCGCTGCATTAGCGGTGATGGAAGTGATTGAAGAAGAGAATCTGCTTGAGCGTAGTATTGAGATTGGCGATAAAATCGAGTCGTTTTTAAAAGATTTAAATCTAAGCAGTATTGGTCATATTCGTCATAAAGGCGCCATGTTAGCCTTTGAATTAATCGATAACGAAGGCAAGCCAGACGTTGAGGCGACTACTAACTTAAAAGCAAAATCGTTCGAGCAAGGTTTGCTACTAGCGTCTTGCGGTATGTATGGCAATGCCATTCGTGTGATGGTACCACTGACTGTCGAAGATGAAGTGCTACAAGAAGGCTTAGATATCATCAAAGGTATTTTAACGGCTTAA